The Clostridioides difficile genome has a segment encoding these proteins:
- the tnpA gene encoding IS200/IS605 family transposase — MENKYRRTQTTVSLINYHFVFCPRYRRKIFNIEGLEDRFKTLVKNKCKEMDIEIIAIECDKDHTHMFLNSLPTLSPSDIMQNIKGYTSKILREEFIELSKMPSLWTRSYFVSTAGNVCSETIKKYVEDQKTRY, encoded by the coding sequence ATGGAGAATAAATATAGAAGAACTCAAACAACTGTTAGTTTAATTAATTATCACTTTGTATTCTGTCCTAGATATAGAAGAAAAATATTTAATATAGAAGGTTTAGAAGATAGATTTAAAACATTAGTTAAAAATAAGTGTAAGGAAATGGATATCGAAATTATTGCAATAGAATGCGATAAAGACCATACACATATGTTTTTAAATAGTCTTCCAACTTTAAGTCCTTCTGATATAATGCAAAATATAAAAGGCTATACAAGTAAAATATTAAGAGAAGAATTTATTGAATTATCAAAAATGCCTAGTTTATGGACTAGAAGCTATTTTGTATCTACAGCAGGAAATGTATGTAGTGAAACTATTAAAAAATATGTAGAAGACCAAAAAACAAGATACTAG
- a CDS encoding transposase gives MSNYILTLQLKTEKFQEDIICNTFDKYRKVYNSCLSELFKRYNHMIESKEHQANCKYKGKDRNKIFSEINKKYNLTEYSLHKFVKSIGKYYKLHSAITQKIATRCFNAFSKYIYHQAKRVNYIRYNELTSIEGKQNSTGISYKDGIIKFNKMTIPVIIKNNDNYAQRAIQDKIKYCRILKKEIKGKIKWYVQLVLEGIPPKKTTNQGEIKGQIGLGNVGVDIGTQTIAISSKCDVKLLELAHNVNNIDRQLKLIQRKMDRSKRATNHNKFNDNGTIKQGNKDKWIFSNHYIKLKTLRKELYRKQVEIRKQDHYVLINKLLNLGDKFYVETMSYKRLQARAKNTTINDKTGRINKKKRFGKSLTNKAPSMFLTMLDNKLKYNGEKLYKIDTAKCRASQYNHFLDEYNKKELKDRWNNGMNIQRDCYSAFLIMNVNEDLKSINRELCINTYDNFKILHDEEINRLKELKLNGYKLISSMGI, from the coding sequence ATGTCAAATTATATATTAACATTGCAATTAAAAACAGAAAAATTTCAAGAAGATATTATATGTAATACTTTTGATAAGTATAGAAAAGTATATAATTCATGTTTATCAGAACTGTTTAAAAGATATAACCACATGATAGAATCTAAAGAACATCAAGCAAATTGTAAATATAAGGGTAAAGATAGAAATAAAATATTTAGTGAAATTAATAAGAAGTATAATTTAACAGAGTATTCACTTCATAAGTTTGTTAAATCTATTGGTAAATATTACAAACTACATTCTGCTATAACTCAAAAGATAGCTACAAGATGTTTTAATGCTTTTAGTAAGTATATCTATCATCAAGCTAAACGAGTTAATTATATTAGATATAATGAATTAACATCAATAGAAGGGAAACAAAATTCAACTGGTATTAGTTATAAAGATGGTATTATTAAATTTAATAAGATGACTATTCCAGTAATAATAAAGAATAATGACAACTATGCTCAAAGAGCAATTCAAGATAAAATAAAATATTGTAGAATACTTAAAAAAGAAATTAAGGGTAAAATTAAATGGTATGTACAATTGGTCTTAGAAGGAATTCCACCTAAAAAAACAACCAATCAAGGAGAAATAAAAGGACAAATTGGTTTAGGTAATGTAGGTGTAGATATTGGAACTCAAACTATAGCTATATCTAGTAAATGTGATGTTAAGTTATTGGAGTTAGCCCATAATGTTAATAATATAGATAGGCAATTAAAATTAATTCAACGCAAAATGGATAGAAGTAAACGTGCGACCAATCATAATAAATTCAATGATAATGGTACTATAAAACAAGGAAATAAAGATAAGTGGATATTTAGTAATCACTATATTAAATTAAAAACACTAAGAAAAGAGTTATATAGAAAGCAAGTTGAAATAAGAAAGCAAGACCATTATGTATTGATTAACAAATTATTAAATTTAGGTGATAAGTTTTATGTTGAAACAATGAGTTATAAAAGACTTCAAGCTAGAGCAAAGAATACTACTATTAATGATAAGACTGGTAGAATTAATAAGAAGAAACGTTTTGGAAAATCATTAACAAATAAAGCACCATCAATGTTTTTGACTATGCTAGACAATAAGTTAAAATATAATGGTGAAAAATTATATAAGATAGATACTGCTAAATGTAGAGCTAGTCAATATAATCACTTTTTGGATGAGTACAACAAGAAAGAATTAAAAGATAGATGGAATAATGGTATGAATATTCAAAGAGATTGCTATTCTGCATTTTTAATAATGAATGTTAATGAAGATTTAAAATCAATCAACAGAGAATTATGTATTAACACATATGATAACTTTAAAATATTACATGACGAAGAAATAAATAGATTAAAAGAATTAAAATTAAATGGTTATAAATTAATATCTAGTATGGGGATATAA